The DNA segment ggaggatgggaagaCGAGGCTTAGCAAACTTTAAGTTTTATAGATAAAAACCATTAACTACGTGTACAACTTACAAACCAAACATTATGATTGTATACAGGATTTGCCAGACACTGTGAGAAAACCACTGaaattatcatctccattttacaggatAAGGCACTCAAAACTAAcgactttcccaagatcacacacgGACAAATTCAGTTCACACCTCTCTCAATTTTTACTCTTAGATTCTTTCTAGTAAAGCTTACGACCTTCAGGCTATTCAATTCAGCACccatttttaggtttttaaaaacaaaacactaaaaaaaaaaaaaaagacccaattcTGCTCAGactaatatacatatttttccttaattttgatCTAACTTTACTTCATGGTTCTCAACATGTACACGGAGTACACTGCATCCAATCTAACCCCGAAAATTCTGTTAATCACTTTCTATTTTCCTACCCGGGGCTTTAATGTATTGTACTCAGGAAAACGCAGCCGCTCCTTCAAGCGAAGGTTACAAGAGATGGTTTCCAGGAGCAGTTAGCTATTAAGTTAAATTCTGAACTCCCGGTAACCAATGCGACAACCACCAATTAATCCAACTGTAAAACTCGCAATCGGTTCCATCGCTTTTCCTGATCGATCTGACTCTTCAACTGTTCGAACTGTTTTCTTTCCAACAACTTAGGGTTTAGCAGTATAACGCCGCAACTCAACAGCCAGGCGACCAGCCTTTATTCAATATGGACACCAAGAAACCCTCCCCCCAATCCCCAGAAGCGCCACGCGAAATTCTCGGGAATTTCCGGAAATACCTATACCTGGAATCCAAAAGTGAAAACTACAACGAAAAGCGTTGCTTGTTAGCACTTCGAGAGGCAACTGAGGCGACTACCTGGAGGGTGCAGGGCCGGGGGGGCGGGTGGTGCTCAGCTCAGCCCGCCCCGCCTACGGGAACACCATCCTCCTCCTGCGGGATCCGGGGTCTGGAAAGCCGCGAAAAGCCACTCGGGAAACCGCTCACTCACCTCTGACCCCGGCCAAGATCTCGCGTGCCTAACCGTCCGCAGCGGTCACGCCTCTCCCACCCGCCACCGCCCACCTGTGCGGGATGCCGGCGCGCTGGGCGTCATGACGGCGCCGCTGACTTTGCCGGAATGCGACATGCGGGAACGGGCCCCGCGCTGGAGGCTGCAGGCTCGCTCCGCACGTACCTCACGGGCGCGCCGCAGCTCAGCTGAAGGGTGGTTCCGGCGTCCGCACTTCCGACTGGCGCGCAGGGCGGAGCGAGCCTGCAAACCGCGGGCGGAAGAGGTGGAGCTGGGACGGCTCGGTGGCCCCCGGGAGGCTCGCGGAGCCAGGGGGTGGTGTCGCAGGGGTTGGTACCTACAAGGTTCGTGGGGACTGAGGTCCGGCAGGGGGCGGGGTCCATATTCTCCTTCGCTGGCCCATCTTCCAGTACTGTAAAATGCGGGATAGGATGTGGCTATTTGGTGGATAGGGTGCCTTTTTGAATTTCTAGAACGAAGAAACTTGCCCTGAGCTTTTATTGCCCAACCCatgcaaatggaaggaaatgtcACCATTCCTACAGTTACTAGTCCAAGCCATTCAGCCCTCGATAGTGTATTGTAAAATGCCAatgaatttaatgtttaaaaaattccgaaaaacagacaaaagtaaCCTCACTGGGGAGTTCTAACAATTCAGAAATGGAATAACCAGGATATATTGCAATGTCTGATTGCAGTTCTGTACCTTTAAACAACTTTGATTTTTTGGTTATAAACTTTATTGTTaatattgaggtgaaattcacataatataaaatgaaacattttaatatttacctaatatggatatttcacataaatggagtGTGTGACCTTTTTTGtgtctttcacttagtataatgttttccaGGTCCACGCACCTTGTAGCAAGTATCAGTAtctgtatttcattcctttttatggtttatatcctgttccattgtatgtaaatACCACAATTGTATGCATTCCTCCATTGGTTACCATTTGGGTCATTTACACCTTTGGGCTATTGTGTGTAGTGCTGCTATGGATATTTGTGTGGAAGAATTTGAGTCCTGGTtttcaatggggggggggtgtaggaTGGTATATACTATTACAGAAAACCAGGGCCTGACATAGTTCAAgtattaaaaagagattttaatcAGGAACTATtgcaaaagagggaaagagacctCAGTATAGAACTGAGCTCAATTCCAAATAGAGCATGAACAAGTAgggatttatagccaaggagcagaGTTGGAGGGCAGtgggtggaattttttttttttgcctctttctctccctctatttttttttttttttggatggaaaTTTCTTAGTAAGAAATACAGGGATTGGGGGAATTCTGGCTAAGTTGACTTGACAGGGTTCTGGCTGAAGGCACATCAGAGTGATCAGACACCAAGGGTGGAGATTGAGAGTTTGATCAGATATTGAAGGTGATCAGATATCTAGGTGGGAGTTCTTTGTAATCTGATTTAGGATTCTTGCTACAACTGGTTGATACATGTCCCACAAGGCAGACTAAAATCATGGAGAGAGTCTTTGCCAAatactaggagtggaatttctgggtcatacggtgattttatccttaaatatttgagGAGTTGAtaaaccattttccacagtggcagaGACATTTTATGTACTAACAACGTGTGgtggttccagtttctccacatcctcaccaacatttctccttcccctcctcctcttccttcttctttttctttttttttttaattaaaaaaaaaaattttttaacgtttatttatttttgagacagagagagaagagcatgaacaggggaggggcagagggggagggagacacaaaatccgaaacaggctccaggctgtgagctgtcagcccagagcccgacgcagggctctaactcaaggaccacgagatcatgacctgagccgaagtcggccgcccaaccgaccaagccacccaggcgccccttcttctttttcttcttcttttttttaattatagccatcctaCTAGGTAtgaaatagtatctcattgtggttttgatttgcattttcctaaggCTAGTGATGTAACACATCTTTTCATGCCCTTTTgtccatttatatatctttggagaagacattattcaagttattttttttattcaagttattttttttatttgttactttattcaagtcctttgcctctctcttttttttttttcaatataatttattatcaagttggctaacatacactgtacacagtgtgctcttggtttggggggtagattcccgtgattcatcacttaaatacaacacccagtgctcatcccaaaacgtgccctcctcaatacccatcacccgttttcccctctcccctgctccccacccatcaatcctcagtttgttctctgaatttatggttctccctctctaactatatttttccccttcccttcccccatggtctctgttaactttctcaagttccacatatgagtgaaaacatatgatatctttctctgactgacctattgcatttagcataataccctccagttccatccacattgctgcagatggcaggatttcattctttatcattgccaagtagtattccattgtatatataaaccacatctttgttcatcagttgatggacatttaggccctttccataatttggctattgttgaaagtgctgctataaacattggggtatatgtgcccctatgcatcagcacttctgtgtcctttggataaattcctagtagtgctattgctgggttatagggtagttctattttaattttttgaggaacctccatactgttttccagagcagctacaccagtttgcattcccaccaacagtgcaagagggttcctgtttctccactgCCAAcgtctattgtttcctgagttgttaatttcagcaactctgacaggtgtgaggtggtatcaacgtggttttgatttgtatttccctgatgatgagtgatgttgaggatcttttcatgtgtctgttggccatctggatgtcttctttggaaaagtgtctattcatgtcttctgcccatttgttcactggattatttgtttttcaggtgttgagtttggtaagttctttatagatttttggatactaaccctttatccgatatgtcacttgaaaatatcttttcctattctgttggctgccttttagtttggttgattgtttcctttgcagtgcagaagctttttatcttaatgaggtcccaatagttcatttttgcttttaattcccttgctttggagatgtgtcaagtcagaaattgctatggctgagttcaaagaggttgttgcctgcttgctcctctagggttttgatggtttcccctTTGACAATTAGgtttctcatccattttgagtttatttttgtgtatggtgtaagaaagtggtctagtttcatttttttgcatgttgctgcccagttctctCAGCACTGTTTGctaaggagactgtcttttttccattggatactctttcctgctttgtcaaagattagctgaccatacatttgtgggcccaattCTGAATTCTCTAGTCTATTCtattggtccatgtgtctgtttttgtgccaataccatactgtcttgatgtttacagctttgtagtagtggctacagtctgggattgtgatgccttccgctttggtttttatttttcaaacttactttggttattcggggtcttttgtggttccatacaaattttaggattgtttgttccagctttgagaagaatgctggtgcaattttgattgggattgcattgaatgtgtagattgttttgggtagtattgacattttaacaatatttattcttccaatccatgagcatggaatgtttttccatttctttgtgtcttcttcaatttccttcataagtttcctatagttttcagcatacagatcttttacatctttggttaggttttatcccaggtattttatggttcttgatgcaattgtaaataggatcgatttcttgatttctctttctgttgcttcattattggtgtgtagaaatgcaactgatatctgtacattgattttgtatcctgcaactctgctgaattcctgttatcagttctagcagctttttggtggagtctttcaggttttccacatagagtatcgtgtcatctcCTTTGCCTatcttttaattgggttgtctttgtTTAAGTTATGAGTTGAtctatattctggatactagacccttatcagatgtatgatttgcaaatattttctcccattctgtaggttgtcttttcactgtctTGCTGATGCCCATTGATGCACAAACTTAAATTTTTGAACAAAGcctagtttattttttctactatggCTTGTGCTTTTGACGTCATACTTAAAAACCCATtactgtggtgcctgggtggctcagtcggttgagtgtctgactttggctcaggtcataatctcacagctcgtgagtttgagccccgcgttgggctctgtgctgacagctcggagcctggagcctgctttggattctgtgtctccctctctctctgcccctaacccactcacattctgtctctgtctctctcaaaaataaaaataaacattaaaaaaattttttaaaaacccattacCAAATCCAAGTTCATAAGGGTTGTCAAAAACTGAACTCTGCACACTGAGTGAAGTAGAAGGATGAGTTTATTGCAGGATAAAGCAGAAGGATGAGTTTATTGCAGTTGTTTTGACCTGTAAGCTGGGAAACTCAAGGCTAAAAGAATAATGAGTTTCAAGTTGCTCATAGACTAAAAGGTGTTTATGGAGTTAAATGTGGAAGTTACTTGACTTTTTCTGTTGATTGGTTGCTTGgtcttctttcttatttgtttcaGTGTAACTGAAATGAGAGATAGGAGAAACAAGAAAGTTCAAAGATGTTATGAACAGACTTGGCATTGGGGATTGTCTAGCATCCTGTGCTGATTTCTGAGAAGAGCCATAAATTACTGCAATTTGTCAGGTAAggctaagttttatttattttttaaaatgcctgcATTGGCCAATACCATTTTGTTGCCAtgataagtgactccattttagttttaattttatagtatttaacCCTAGGATTTCCTAtaagaattttatgatttttagctCATGTATTTAAGTCATTGGTTCACGTTCAGCTAGTTTTTGTACATGTTGTGTAATCAGGTTTTTGttccattcttttgtatgttgtcccagaaccatttgttgaagagactattcttacTCCCAATGACTGGTTTTGATCTCCTTATAAAAAATCAATCTGCCATGCATGTATGAGTTTGTTTCTAGACTGTtaactctattccattggtctatatgtctatcctaTGTCAGTATAGGTATTccctgcttttcaaaagtttgtgttataccactttgcttttacaaaagacctacattacTACCTActtttgctaactgaaagaaatctgaaaaggaTTTTCCCTTTTATGACAAAAGGTAAAAAGAGACACTAGCgttcagcatttgttttgcagtgagTCTTTATAGAGGCAGCGTGCACCCTTAGCCATAAGAGAGGCACAGCCAAGCTCTTTCCCTGGGAACTACATCTCAGCACCAAGCCATCATAGCTTTGAACTGTacctgtgagcatctgtgcttaaTCTTGATGTATGttgtgcatccattagcaagatCAGAGTATCAGAAAAGCCTACTACAAATTATTTTTGGGGCCTAGgaatgttcaaaaatattttccatctaaatttatggtaattgcttcttcactcCTTGCCATTTCTGTTTatgaaaggtttcataggaaCTCATTTTTGGATAGTAGGAAGAAACctgtaccacactgttttgattacagtagctttgtagtaagttttgaaattgggacgTGTaagtcctccagttttgttcttctctaatattattttttatttaaaaaataggttttttatttaaaaaacgtttgtaatgtttattatttttgagagacagagagagacagagtgcaagcaggggaggggcagagagagagggagacacagaatcccaagcaggttccaggctctgtgctgtcaacacagagcccaacatgaggcttgaactcacagacttcaagatcatgacctgaagctgatgtcagctgcttaactgactgagccactcaggtgcccctctctaatattattttggctatccTGCAACTTAATATGAATTTGAGGGTTAGCCTTTCCATTTTTGCAAAAATGCCAAAGGGATTGTATTGAATTAGTAGATCACGTTAATAAGTATTGGTCTGTtaatccaatccaatccaataAGTATTGGTCTGTTAAAGcatgatgtctttccatttatttaggtcttctttaattgtttttcatcaatgttttgtgAGTTTTAGTACAGAAACTTTTCACCTTTCTAATTAAATTTATCCCTAGATATTTTGTCCTTTTGAATGCTGTCTTAGTCTGCTTaggttgctgtaacaaaataccatacaccAAGTgccttaaacaatagaaatttctttcttacagttctagaCACTGggaatccaagatcaaggttctggcCAATGTGGTTTCTGGTGAGAGTTTTCTTTTGGGCTTGTAGACAGCTCCCTTCTCACTTTGCCCTTCCatagtggggagggagagaaggaaagggagacagagtataCTCTTGTGTCTGTTCTTATGAAGCTACTAATCTATCAGATCAGGGCCTCACCCTTATGATGTCATTTAACCTTAAATTACCTCTTTATAGGCCTTATCTCCAAAAAAcaatcacattggggattagggcttcaacatatggatttgacgggggggggggggggggggggggggggaggggggggtgagaTGATTCACTCCATAGCAGATGATATTATAAATGCAATTATTACTTAATTTACTTTTTGGATTATTCATTGTtggtgtattaaaaaaaaacacaacacaaagtTTTTTGAGTGCTGATCTTGTACTCTGGAAATTTGCCAAAtttgtttattagctctaatggttgtgtgtgtgtgtgtgtgtgtgtgtgtgtgttctttagggtttctatatatatagtattatagcATCTGTTAAttgagatagttttatttcttcttcacaacttggatgccttttaattctttctcttgcctaattgctttggctagagtcattctttcattttaaggaattggctcatgcaattgtggaagctggcaagtctgaaatttaTAGGGCAGACTGGTAAGCTAAAAACTCAGGCAGGAGTTGATGCTGTAATCTTGAGACAGaatttgttcttttccaagaAACCTCAGTTTTTGCTGTAAAGGCCTTCGTGTATTATCAAACTTGATTGAAAAAGGCCTACCCATATCATCAAGAATAATCTCCTTTACTTAGAATCAATCAATTGTAGATGAAAaacacatctacaaaataccttcacagtaCACCTGGGTTACTGTTTGGTTAGATAGGTGGGTACTGTGGCCTAGCAAAGTTGACACGTAAAACCAACCATCATGCCCAGTGTGATAGATAGTTTtattagtttataatttttttaaataaaaaaaattcacttttctcaTGGCTTAAGTTTGGGTAGAGTATACTTCCCCACCCTAGTGACTTTGCATTTTGCCATATGACTTACTTTGGCCAATGGAATTGTGAGTGGATGTAACACGTGTCCACTAATTGGGAAATTAGCTGGGGTcttggagagaaggagaaggcatGTATATTCTGAATCCTTTGGCTtttcatgtgcacatgtgtgtttgtatgtgtgtgtgtttgtaggcAATTATATAGTGTCCAGCTTGAAATGGCTCCTACTGGCAAAAGAAATAATACTTGCAGCACCAAGGATAATTAAAAGGTTTTTACTGCAATGGATTGAAGCATATTAAATATGTTAAGAGTacatgaattcttttttctttttttaatgtttatttatttattttgagagagagagagagagagtgtgtatgaatgagcagggaaggggcagagagagagagagagagagagagagagagagagatcgagaatcccaagcaagctccttgctgacagcgcagagcccaatgtgaggcttgaactcatgaacgatgagattaggaactgagccaaaaccaaggtttggctgattaactgactgagccaccccaaaaGTTCTTGATATTGCTACATGAATTCttaatatttcttaagaaaaaaaaaaaaacctcactagTCACGTTGAGGAATGCTAGGACACCAATTCATTATTCTGAAATTAGTAAAtaagggttaaaaaaataattaccctGCTTTCCTACACAAACTGAAATTCAGAGTAACCAAATTGCTGATGAAGAAAACTAATAGAAAACATCCAATGAATAAGTGAAGGAGGAATGATAGAGTTATCACTGTTTTGCAACCCATAAGAAAATAATGCTTCTAGGAAATAATAGGTCCAGTTCCACATATAAGGAGCTCAGAAGTTGATGCTCCATCTTAATAATAAGCaaaaagatgaacaaactgaaaaatcaacaactcttcttagatctgCAAGAGAAGTGAAGTCACAGGGCACACACTGCCCCCAAATTAGAAACTGACAGATGACTACAGATACACAACTTATTGGAGCAGCAGCCTCCGTGAGAACCATGCTGGGTAGGGAAACTGAACTTCAATTGAATTGCTGGAGGTTCAGTGTCGACAACGTTGAGAGTTAAAATCTCCAGGGGGACCCAGTCATGAGGCAGCCCCCATACTTATAAGTTTATACCTCCAAGAATTCTACCAGGATCTCacagtaaatatcagagaaaaatcttaTGATTCAtgcaggagaagaggaagaagaaccattaaaaaaaaaaaaaaaaaaaaaaaaagaactgtattcTTAGTAAGGTTTGCCCTCAGAGGAAACCAGTTAGTCAGATTAGGGGTTTTATCAGAGCCTAGATCACCTGGTGGAAAGGAAATACTCAACTCTAGCCCACTCTAGCCATCCTGTCCCATATGTgggaggaatggggaggaggcagagaagcacTTGTGAGGTTCATAGTTCAGAGGCATAGGCTCACTGAAAGACTGAGGCCTACTCATGGGACTGTAGAATGCTTCCCTCCCCTAAGCCTCACCATTATATTACTAAAGACCTATTTACAGCAGTTCCTTTTACATAGTGCATCATGTCcagctatcaagaaaaaattacaagacattttaaaaggcaaaaaatatagTTTGAAGAGACAGACCAAGCATTAGAACCAGACATGGCATGGATATTGGAATGatcagactgggaatttaaaaccGAGAGTAATATGCTGAAGGCtttaatggataaagtagacagaATGCAAGAAAAGATGGGCAGTGTGAGCATGGAGACGAAAGTCTTAACAGaaccaaaaataaatgcttgagaccaaaaaatgtgtaaaagaaaggaagaatgcctttgatgggcc comes from the Prionailurus bengalensis isolate Pbe53 chromosome A1, Fcat_Pben_1.1_paternal_pri, whole genome shotgun sequence genome and includes:
- the LOC122477066 gene encoding uncharacterized protein LOC122477066, translating into MYTEYTASNLTPKILLITFYFPTRGFNVLYSGKRSRSFKRRLQEMHFERQLRRLPGGCRAGGAGGAQLSPPRLREHHPPPAGSGVWKAAKSHSGNRSLTSDPGQDLACLTVRSGHASPTRHRPPVRDAGALGVMTAPLTLPECDMRERAPRWRLQARSARTSRARRSSAEGWFRRPHFRLARRAERACKPRAEEVELGRLGGPREARGARGWCRRGWYLQV